The following are from one region of the Capsicum annuum cultivar UCD-10X-F1 chromosome 1, UCD10Xv1.1, whole genome shotgun sequence genome:
- the LOC107864661 gene encoding BTB/POZ domain-containing protein At1g63850 yields MANTTTTTTTTNLKFQIQHIKPKRRRCRETTITTTTRNTNPSNSSPTDCSTKCLNETRVTDTPTIVSPDNSWCFQVSKSAAPPPSPPPQLPFADTKIRYSPTTFPGVMESLGSNSATLYGGGAGGGGTPVTNNNTHEGFPSSFSKFNSALTAGLLNPMSPPPSMDNKTRSSPTLFEMMANEPECITRSTINTPILNNTQNQKPSPFIQQDKHALMQQRLLDLLACRSPGNQFNDSGSSDVKLSLSSKDGLSVAMNVHRQILVVHSRFFAVKLSEKWVKQQRNSGPYIVEIADCDDIEVYIETLRLMYCKDLRRRLMKEDVSKVLGILKVSAAIGFDAGVLSCLEYLEAAPWAEDEEEKVASLLSELRLEGVAAGEVLRRVSLDVTSGTESGNGNEEVLLKLLHVVLEGKDEKARREMKGLVSRMLHENSSHNDLRKESLYSACNACLQLLRHHFLRAADADMMDVGQIARQADNLHWILDILIDRQIAEDFLRTWASQSELSAAHPKVPALHRYEVSRVTARLFVGIGKGQLLASKDARCSLLQTWLVPFYEDFGWMRRASRGLDRHLIEDGLSNTILTLPMVLQQEILMSWFDRFLNSGDDCPNIQRGFEIWWRRAFWKRNGEPERSRQMRVMTATIEHS; encoded by the exons ATGGctaacacaacaacaacaacaactactacaAATCTCAAATTCCAAATCCAACACATTAAACCCAAACGCCGTCGTTGCCGTGAAACCAccattactactactactaggAACACTAACCCCTCTAATTCTTCACCCACCGACTGTTCGACAAAATGCCTCAACGAAACTCGTGTAACTGATACACCCACTATTGTCTCTCCTGATAACTCATGGTGTTTCCAAGTCTCTAAATCGGCCGCCCCTCCGCCGTCTCCGCCGCCGCAGTTGCCGTTTGCCGATACCAAGATTCGTTATTCACCGACTACATTCCCCGGAGTTATGGAATCTTTAGGGAGCAATTCCGCCACCCTTTACGGCGGTGGAGCTGGTGGTGGTGGTACTCCGGTGACAAACAACAATACCCACGAAGGATTTCCGTCGTCGTTTAGTAAATTCAACTCTGCGTTAACAGCGGGTCTGCTAAATCCAATGTCACCGCCCCCTTCAATGGACAATAAGACCCGTTCTAGTCCAACCCTTTTCGAAATGATGGCGAATGAACCCGAATGTATTACCAGATCAACAATCAACACACCCATTCTGAACAATACCCAAAATCAGAAACCTTCTCCTTTTATCCAACAGGATAAACACGCGTTAATGCAACAGCGTTTATTGGATCTTTTAGCTTGTAGAAGTCCAGGGAATCAGTTTAATGATTCGGGTTCGAGTGATGTGAAGTTGTCATTGAGTTCTAAGGATGGTTTAAGTGTTGCTATGAATGTTCATAGACAGATCTTGGTGGTTCATAGTCGCTTTTTTGCTGTTAAGTTATCGGAGAAATGGGTGAAGCAACAGAGGAATTCAGGTCCTTACATTGTTGAGATTGCGGATTGTGATGATATTGAAGTGTATATTGAAACTTTGAGATTGATGTATTGTAAGGATTTGAGGAGAAGGCTTATGAAAGAAGATGTTTCTAAAGTCCTTGGGATCTTAAAG GTTTCTGCGGCAATTGGGTTCGACGCCGGGGTTTTATCGTGCCTGGAGTACTTGGAAGCTGCTCCTTGGGCTGAGGATGAAGAAGAAAAGGTAGCTTCACTGTTGTCTGAGCTCCGTCTTGAAGGGGTAGCTGCTGGGGAAGTTTTAAGAAGGGTATCTCTTGATGTTACATCGGGGACAGAGAGTGGGAATGGGAATGAGGAAGTGCTTCTCAAGCTATTGCATGTGGTTCTTGAAGGGAAGGATGAGAAGGCGAGGCGAGAGATGAAAGGTTTAGTATCCAGAATGTTGCATGAGAATTCATCTCATAACGACTTGAGGAAGGAATCACTGTATTCAGCTTGCAATGCATGTCTGCAATTGCTCCGCCACCATTTTTTACGGGCAGCAGATGCAGACATGATGGATGTGGGTCAGATTGCACGACAGGCTGATAATCTGCATTGGATTTTAGATATCTTGATTGATAGACAGATAGCTGAAGATTTTTTGAGGACTTGGGCTTCTCAGTCTGAATTATCTGCGGCACATCCTAAGGTGCCTGCACTTCATAGGTATGAGGTAAGTAGAGTTACAGCTAGACTGTTTGTTGGTATTGGTAAAGGGCAGTTACTAGCTTCCAAGGATGCTAGATGCTCTCTTTTGCAGACATGGTTAGTGCCATTCTACGAGGATTTTGGATGGATGAGGAGGGCATCAAGAGGTCTTGACCGGCATTTAATTGAGGATGGTCTCAGCAATACTATCCTGACCCTACCAATGGTATTGCAACAAGAAATCCTAATGTCTTGGTTTGATCGGTTTTTGAACTCTGGTGATGACTGCCCAAATATCCAGAGGGGATTTGAAATTTGGTGGAGAAGGGCTTTCTGGAAGCGAAATGGTGAGCCTGAACGCTCTCGTCAAATGCGTGTCATGACTGCAACAATTGAGCACTCTTGA